A single genomic interval of Helianthus annuus cultivar XRQ/B chromosome 6, HanXRQr2.0-SUNRISE, whole genome shotgun sequence harbors:
- the LOC110864392 gene encoding DNA topoisomerase 3-alpha, translated as MVVTSVKGHLKDMTFLSNVRSFKSYELIELFDVNVDKVPKLESQKSTIGHLRRVVEVCKRLYLLLYCDLEGESIAKEVVEVCQEVNSDLLIRSARFSSLHKSDIKAAFRDAGQINHRFSDAADFRREINLRNGYVFTRFQTSLLSNAYKIHNVLSYGMCQLPTLGFIVEQCEERKNQVWKIKCTHKIVDDTTKFSMDVSDSQEATSIYNSCIQNSRARVKPMLTLRIIVY; from the exons ATGGTAGTTACATCGGTTAAAGGTCATCTTAAAGACATGACCTTCCTAAGTAATGTTAGGAGCTTCAAATCTTATGAGCTTATAGAACTATTTGACGTAAATGTTGATAAGGTACCTAAACTCGAGAGCCAGAAAAGCACAATAGGACATTTACGTCGTGTAGTCGAAGTGTGCAAGCGACTATATTTGTTGCTATATTGTGATTTAGAAGGAGAAAGTATAGCAAAGGAAGTTGTAGAAGTTTGTCAAGAAGTGAATTCTGATCTCCTTATTCGTAGTGCTCGTTTCTCATCCCTACATAAGAG TGACATTAAAGCTGCTTTTAGAGATGCTGGACAAATTAATCACCGGTTTTCCGATGCTGCTGATTTCAGGAGA GAAATAAatttgcgaaatggttatgtgtttACACGTTTTCAAACAAGTTTACTGTCAAACGCATATAAAATTCACAATGTTCTAAGTTACGGCATGTGCCAG CTTCCAACACTCGGATTCATTGTGGAGCAATGTGAAGAGAGAAAGAATCAAGTTTGGAAGATTAAGTGCACACATAAAATTGTTGATGACACCACAAAGTTTAGCAT GGATGTGTCTGATTCTCAAGAGGCGACATCAATTTATAATTCTTGTATCCAAAACTCTCGTGCACGC